In one window of Carassius carassius chromosome 38, fCarCar2.1, whole genome shotgun sequence DNA:
- the LOC132119730 gene encoding guanine nucleotide-binding protein subunit beta-4-like, translated as MSELEQLRQEAEQLRNQIRDARKACSDSTLSQMTASLDSVGRIQMRTRRTLRGHLAKIYAMHWGSDSRLLVSASQDGKLIIWDGYTTNKMHAIPLRSSWVMTCAYAPSGNYVACGGLDNICSTYSLKTREGNVRVNRELAGHTGYLSCCRFLDDSQIITSSGDTTCALWDIETGQQTTSFTGHSGDVMSLSVSPDLKTFVSGACDASAKLWDIRDGMCRQSFTGHVSDINAVCFFPNGNAFTTGSDDATCRLFDLRADQELMMYSHDNIICGITSVAFSKSGRLLLAGYDDFNCNVWDTLKGERAGVLAGHDNRVSCLGVPDDGMAVATGSWDSFLRIWN; from the exons ATGAGTGAGTTGGAACAGTTGAGACAGGAAGCAGAACAGCTTCGCAACCAGATCCGG gatGCTAGAAAAGCCTGCAGTGACTCCACACTTTCGCAG ATGACTGCGAGCCTGGACTCAGTGGGACGGATACAGATGAGAACGAGGCGCACGCTCAGAGGTCATCTGGCCAAAATCTACGCCATGCACTGGGGCAGCGACTCCAG GTTACTTGTCAGTGCCTCCCAAGATGGCAAACTGATCATATGGGATGGTTATACGACCAACAAG ATGCACGCTATTCCCCTGCGCTCGTCCTGGGTCATGACCTGTGCCTACGCCCCGTCGGGGAACTACGTGGCCTGCGGAGGCCTGGACAACATCTGCTCCACCTACAGCCTGAAGACACGCGAGGGCAACGTCCGGGTCAACCGAGAGCTGGCTGGACACACAG GCTATCTGTCTTGCTGTCGTTTTCTCGATGACAGTCAGATCATCACCAGCTCTGGTGACACCACATG tgcattgtgggacatTGAGACGGGCCAGCAGACCACCAGTTTCACAGGACACTCGGGTGATGTCATGAGTCTGTCGGTCAGCCCTGATCTAAAGACGTTCGTGTCAGGAGCCTGCGATGCTTCTGCTAAACTGTGGGACATCAGAGATGGGATGTGCAGGCAGTCCTTCACCGGCCATGTCTCCGATATAAATGCCGTCTGC TTCTTTCCGAATGGGAATGCCTTCACGACGGGTTCAGACGACGCCACCTGCAGGCTGTTTGACCTGCGCGCAGATCAGGAGCTCATGATGTATTCTCACGACAACATCATCTGTGGCATCACCTCCGTGGCCTTCTCCAAGAGCGGACGCCTCCTGCTGGCCGGATACGACGACTTCAACTGCAACGTCTGGGACACTTTAAAAGGAGAACGTGCAG gtGTCCTGGCCGGTCATGACAACAGAGTGAGCTGTTTAGGAGTTCCTGATGATGGGATGGCTGTGGCCACGGGATCATGGGACAGTTTCCTTCGGATCTGGAACTGA